The following proteins are co-located in the Hydrogenophaga sp. RAC07 genome:
- the mfd gene encoding transcription-repair coupling factor — translation MDLPKLSPGKRFTLPHPGGSADALLLAKLAARDKAAGRLTAIITSDANDAQRLIEEMAFFAPELRCALFPDWETLPYDTFSPHQDLISERLATLWRISQRDKDTGADVVLVPATTALYRVAPPAFLAGYTFQFKVKQKLDEARLKSQLTLAGYQHVTQVVSPGEYAVRGGLIDLFPMGSLVPYRVDLFDDEIDSIRTFDPDSQRSLYPVPEVRLLPGREFPMDDGARAKFRSRWRELLDGDPTKSRIYKDMGNGVATAGIEYYLPLFFDDTATVFDYLGADATVVLHGDLEPAFQRFWQDTKDRYRLVHGDPERPVLPPDSLFLSVEQFYARANAHAQLSVRPVQAEQEHSAFAQKLGDLSVVRGAEDPLSRLQGHIRNTAQRVLLLAESDGRRESLLDFLRASGVSPPAFDSLLEFQTSSEKLGIATAALSTGFSWLEDGIDFVTETELFAAGPTTRRRKKQEQVSDVDALIKDLSELNLGDPVVHIAHGIGRYRGLINLDMGEKNADGTPALMEFLHLEYADKAVLYVPVSQLQLIGRYTGVSADEAPLHRLGSGQWEKAKRKAAEQVRDAAAELLNIYARRAARQGHAFRYSAQDYEVFANDFGFEETADQRAAIHAVIQDMISPRPMDRLVCGDVGFGKTEVALRAAFVAVTGGRQVALLAPTTLLAEQHYQTLVDRFAKWPVKIAEMSRFRSAKEITLAAKGLADGSVDIVVGTHKLLSESVKFKDLGLLIIDEEHRFGVRHKEQMKALRAEVDVLTLTATPIPRTLGMALEGLRDLSVIATAPQRRLAIKTFVRNEGNGVIREAVLRELKRGGQVYFLHNEVDTIENRRQKLEEILPEARIAIAHGQMPERELERVMRDFVAQRFNVLLCSTIIETGIDVPTANTIVMARADKFGLAQLHQLRGRVGRSHHQAYAYLMVPDIEGLTKQAAQRLDAIQQMEELGSGFYLAMHDLEIRGAGEVLGENQSGNMLEVGFQLYNEMLSEAVRSLKAGREPDLLSPLSVTTDINLHAPALLPSDYCGDVHLRLSFYKKLATAQTTDQVDGLLEEIVDRFGKLPPQAQTLVDVHRLRVLSAPYGVVKVDAAPGVIQITFRPNPPFDSMRIIELIQKNRHIKLAGNEKLRIERALPEVKDRVQLVRDVLRSLGQPTQQPTTV, via the coding sequence ATGGACCTCCCCAAACTCTCCCCCGGCAAACGCTTCACCCTGCCCCACCCCGGCGGTTCGGCCGACGCGTTGCTGCTGGCCAAACTCGCCGCACGCGACAAGGCCGCAGGACGTCTCACGGCGATCATCACGTCGGACGCCAACGACGCGCAGCGACTCATTGAAGAAATGGCGTTCTTCGCGCCCGAGCTGCGCTGCGCGCTGTTTCCCGACTGGGAGACCCTGCCCTACGACACCTTCTCGCCGCACCAGGACCTGATCAGCGAACGGCTGGCCACGCTGTGGCGCATCTCCCAGCGGGACAAGGACACCGGCGCCGACGTGGTGCTGGTGCCGGCCACCACCGCGCTGTACCGCGTGGCGCCGCCGGCGTTTCTGGCTGGCTACACCTTCCAGTTCAAGGTCAAGCAAAAGCTGGACGAAGCACGCCTGAAAAGCCAGCTCACGCTCGCGGGCTACCAGCACGTGACCCAGGTGGTGAGCCCGGGCGAGTACGCGGTGCGCGGCGGTTTGATCGACCTCTTCCCCATGGGCAGCCTGGTGCCCTACCGCGTGGACCTGTTCGACGACGAGATCGACAGCATCCGCACCTTCGACCCCGACAGCCAGCGCAGCCTGTACCCAGTGCCCGAGGTGCGGCTGCTGCCCGGGCGCGAGTTCCCCATGGACGATGGTGCGCGCGCCAAATTCCGCAGCCGCTGGCGCGAACTGCTCGATGGCGACCCCACCAAGAGCCGCATCTACAAGGACATGGGCAACGGCGTGGCCACCGCCGGCATCGAGTACTACCTGCCCCTGTTCTTCGACGACACGGCCACGGTGTTCGACTACCTCGGTGCCGACGCCACGGTGGTGTTGCACGGCGATCTGGAACCGGCCTTCCAGCGTTTCTGGCAAGACACCAAAGACCGCTACCGCCTGGTGCATGGCGACCCGGAACGCCCGGTGTTGCCGCCCGATTCGCTGTTCCTGAGCGTGGAGCAGTTTTATGCGCGGGCCAACGCGCATGCGCAGCTCTCGGTGCGCCCGGTGCAGGCCGAGCAGGAGCACAGCGCTTTCGCGCAGAAGCTGGGCGACCTCTCGGTGGTGCGCGGCGCCGAAGACCCGCTCTCGCGCCTGCAAGGCCACATCCGCAACACCGCGCAACGCGTGCTGCTGCTGGCCGAGAGCGATGGCCGGCGCGAGAGCCTGCTCGACTTCTTGCGTGCCAGCGGCGTCAGTCCGCCAGCCTTCGATTCGCTGCTCGAGTTTCAGACCAGCAGCGAAAAGCTGGGCATCGCCACCGCTGCGCTCTCCACCGGTTTCTCGTGGCTCGAAGACGGCATCGACTTCGTCACCGAAACCGAGCTCTTCGCGGCCGGCCCCACCACGCGTCGGCGCAAGAAACAGGAACAGGTCAGCGACGTCGATGCGCTGATCAAGGACCTCTCGGAGCTCAACCTGGGCGACCCGGTGGTTCACATCGCCCACGGCATCGGGCGCTACCGCGGCCTGATCAACCTGGACATGGGCGAGAAAAACGCCGACGGCACGCCAGCGCTGATGGAGTTCCTGCACCTCGAGTACGCCGACAAGGCCGTGCTCTACGTGCCGGTGAGCCAGCTGCAATTGATCGGCCGCTACACCGGCGTGAGCGCCGATGAGGCGCCTTTGCACCGCCTGGGCAGCGGCCAGTGGGAGAAGGCCAAGCGCAAGGCGGCCGAGCAGGTGCGCGATGCGGCGGCCGAGTTGCTCAACATCTACGCGCGCCGCGCCGCGCGCCAGGGCCACGCCTTCCGCTACTCCGCGCAGGACTACGAGGTGTTCGCCAACGACTTCGGCTTCGAGGAAACCGCGGACCAGCGCGCGGCCATCCACGCCGTGATCCAGGACATGATCAGCCCGCGCCCGATGGACCGGCTGGTGTGCGGCGACGTGGGTTTCGGCAAGACCGAAGTCGCCCTGCGCGCGGCCTTCGTGGCGGTGACCGGTGGGCGTCAGGTGGCCCTGCTGGCACCCACCACGCTGCTCGCCGAACAGCACTACCAGACGCTGGTGGACCGCTTTGCCAAGTGGCCGGTGAAGATCGCCGAGATGAGCCGCTTTCGCTCGGCAAAAGAGATCACCCTGGCAGCGAAAGGCCTGGCCGACGGTTCGGTGGACATCGTGGTCGGCACACACAAGCTGCTGAGCGAAAGTGTGAAGTTCAAGGACCTGGGCCTGCTCATCATCGACGAGGAACACCGCTTCGGCGTGCGCCACAAGGAACAGATGAAGGCGCTGCGCGCCGAGGTGGATGTGCTCACGCTGACCGCCACGCCGATCCCGCGCACGCTGGGCATGGCGCTCGAAGGCCTGCGCGATCTGAGCGTGATCGCCACCGCGCCGCAGCGCCGTCTGGCCATCAAGACCTTCGTGCGCAACGAAGGCAACGGCGTGATCCGCGAAGCGGTGCTGCGCGAGCTCAAGCGCGGCGGGCAGGTGTACTTTCTGCACAACGAGGTCGACACCATCGAGAACCGCCGGCAGAAGCTCGAAGAAATATTGCCCGAGGCACGCATTGCCATTGCCCACGGCCAGATGCCCGAGCGCGAGCTGGAGCGCGTGATGCGCGACTTTGTGGCGCAGCGCTTCAACGTGCTGCTGTGCTCCACCATCATCGAAACCGGCATCGACGTGCCCACCGCCAACACCATCGTGATGGCGCGCGCCGACAAGTTCGGTCTGGCGCAGCTGCACCAGCTGCGCGGACGCGTGGGCCGCAGCCACCACCAGGCTTATGCCTACCTCATGGTCCCCGACATCGAGGGTCTGACCAAACAGGCCGCCCAGCGCCTGGACGCGATCCAGCAGATGGAAGAGCTCGGCAGCGGCTTCTATCTGGCCATGCACGACCTCGAGATCCGAGGTGCCGGCGAGGTGCTGGGCGAGAACCAGAGCGGCAACATGCTCGAAGTCGGCTTCCAGCTCTACAACGAGATGCTGAGTGAAGCCGTGCGTTCACTCAAAGCCGGCCGCGAACCCGACCTGCTCTCGCCGCTCTCGGTCACGACCGACATCAACCTGCATGCGCCCGCCCTGCTGCCCAGCGACTACTGCGGCGACGTGCACCTGCGCCTCTCGTTCTACAAGAAGCTCGCCACCGCGCAGACCACCGACCAGGTGGACGGCTTGCTCGAAGAGATCGTGGACCGCTTCGGCAAACTGCCGCCCCAGGCGCAGACGCTGGTGGACGTGCACCGCCTGCGTGTTCTCAGCGCACCTTACGGCGTGGTGAAGGTGGACGCGGCACCCGGTGTGATCCAGATCACCTTCCGCCCCAACCCGCCGTTTGACTCCATGCGCATCATCGAACTGATCCAGAAGAACCGCCACATCAAACTCGCCGGCAACGAGAAGCTGCGCATCGAGCGCGCACTGCCCGAAGTGAAGGATCGCGTGCAGCTGGTGCGCGACGTGCTGCGTTCGCTCGGCCAACCGACACAACAACCCACCACCGTTTGA
- the serB gene encoding phosphoserine phosphatase SerB, translated as MTTATEFAPGLTVQGFTPPLKLSDFKLIAFDMDSTLISIECVDEIADAVGKKAEVAAITEAAMRGEIADYKDSLRQRVALLRGVTIADMEKVYTERLRINPGAAELITACKAAGLKVLLVSGGFTFFSERVRERLGIDFTRANVLEVESGPNCGQLTGRMVDQPWGDICDGAEKRRTLLEVASLLGIEPAQCIAMGDGANDLPMMGVAGLSVAYHAKPAVRAQAMVAINEGGLDRLLGVLR; from the coding sequence ATGACCACCGCCACCGAATTCGCCCCCGGCCTCACCGTTCAAGGCTTCACGCCCCCGCTCAAGCTCAGCGATTTCAAGCTGATCGCCTTCGACATGGACTCCACGCTCATCAGCATCGAGTGCGTGGACGAGATTGCCGACGCGGTGGGCAAGAAAGCCGAGGTCGCCGCGATCACCGAAGCGGCCATGCGCGGTGAAATTGCCGACTACAAGGACAGCCTGCGCCAGCGCGTGGCGCTGTTGCGTGGCGTGACCATCGCCGACATGGAGAAGGTCTACACCGAGCGCCTGCGCATCAATCCCGGAGCGGCCGAGCTCATCACCGCCTGCAAGGCGGCGGGCTTGAAGGTGCTGCTGGTTTCTGGCGGCTTCACCTTTTTCAGCGAGCGTGTGCGTGAGCGCCTGGGCATCGACTTCACGCGCGCCAACGTGCTCGAAGTGGAGAGCGGTCCGAACTGCGGCCAGCTCACCGGCCGCATGGTCGACCAGCCCTGGGGCGACATTTGCGACGGTGCCGAGAAGCGCCGCACCCTGCTCGAAGTGGCCTCGTTGCTGGGCATCGAGCCCGCACAGTGCATCGCCATGGGCGACGGCGCCAACGACCTGCCCATGATGGGCGTGGCGGGTCTTTCGGTGGCTTACCACGCCAAGCCCGCGGTGCGCGCCCAGGCCATGGTGGCGATCAACGAAGGTGGTCTGGACCGCCTGCTCGGCGTGTTGCGCTGA
- a CDS encoding BON domain-containing protein, giving the protein MKTRQFFPVLMLAVAASVVTLAGCGSTATQSGTGQYLDDTAITGKVKAAIFNDASLKSAEINVETFKGAVQLSGFVNSQADIQRAVAVAQGVAGVKSVKNDMRMK; this is encoded by the coding sequence ATGAAAACACGTCAATTTTTCCCCGTCCTGATGCTCGCCGTGGCCGCTTCGGTCGTCACCCTGGCTGGCTGCGGTTCGACCGCCACCCAGTCCGGCACCGGTCAGTACCTGGACGACACCGCCATCACCGGCAAGGTGAAGGCCGCGATCTTCAACGACGCTTCGCTGAAGTCCGCCGAGATCAACGTCGAGACCTTCAAGGGTGCTGTGCAGCTGAGCGGCTTTGTGAACTCGCAAGCCGACATCCAGCGCGCCGTGGCCGTGGCACAAGGCGTTGCCGGTGTGAAGTCGGTCAAGAACGACATGCGCATGAAGTGA
- a CDS encoding glycine zipper 2TM domain-containing protein — protein sequence MTIAASIALLAGLTACSGMSRQDQNTAIGAGAGAVGGAVLTGGSTMGTLGGAAIGGLIGNQVGK from the coding sequence ATGACGATCGCAGCTTCCATCGCCCTGTTGGCCGGCCTCACGGCCTGCAGCGGCATGTCCCGTCAGGACCAGAACACCGCCATCGGCGCGGGTGCTGGTGCGGTCGGCGGCGCTGTGCTGACCGGTGGCAGCACCATGGGCACACTGGGTGGCGCCGCCATCGGTGGCCTGATCGGCAACCAGGTCGGCAAGTGA
- a CDS encoding lmo0937 family membrane protein produces the protein MLYTIAVVLLVLWLLGLVTSTTLGGFVHVLLVIAVVMVLLRLISGRKPF, from the coding sequence ATGCTCTACACCATCGCCGTCGTTCTGCTCGTTCTCTGGCTGCTTGGCCTGGTCACCTCCACCACCCTGGGCGGCTTCGTCCACGTGTTGCTGGTGATCGCCGTGGTCATGGTGCTGTTGCGCCTGATCAGCGGACGCAAGCCCTTCTGA
- a CDS encoding translation initiation factor Sui1, with the protein MKNKLSTGGLVYSTEAGRMCPVCRQPMAQCVCKQAVVPAGDGVVRVSRETKGRGGKAVTLVKGVALASLELAELGKRLKAACGSGGTVKDGVIEIQGDHVDKVVAALQAQGHTVKRAGG; encoded by the coding sequence ATGAAAAACAAGCTTTCCACCGGGGGTCTGGTGTATTCCACCGAAGCGGGCCGCATGTGCCCGGTGTGCCGTCAGCCGATGGCGCAATGCGTGTGCAAACAGGCTGTTGTGCCTGCGGGTGACGGTGTGGTGCGGGTGTCGCGCGAGACCAAGGGCCGCGGCGGCAAGGCCGTGACGCTGGTGAAGGGTGTGGCGCTTGCAAGCCTGGAGCTGGCTGAACTGGGCAAGCGGCTGAAGGCGGCTTGTGGATCGGGGGGCACCGTCAAGGACGGCGTGATCGAGATCCAGGGCGATCACGTGGACAAGGTGGTGGCCGCGCTCCAGGCGCAAGGCCACACCGTGAAACGAGCGGGCGGCTGA
- a CDS encoding DEAD/DEAH box helicase — protein sequence MPFHALGLAPALAQAAAELGFTTPTPIQKAAVPAVLSGSDVLATAQTGSGKTAAYVLPLLQRLMAGTDHTPRRVRALVLVPTRELAAQVGEVVRSLAQHLPTRTKTAVLFGGVSINPQMLALRGGADVVVATPGRLLDLVEHNALKLASVDLLVLDEADRLLDLGFADELARVLALLPAARQNLFFSATFPPAVQELANTLLHEPQRIDVPRVEVQEAVVLQQAYLVDTTRRTQLLRQLIKTQGWQRVLVFVATQYLAERVASKLHQGDLYATSFHGGLSQGARKQALDEFKEKRWDVIVTTDLAARGIDISELPVVVNYDLPRSAVDYVHRIGRTGRAGANGLAVSFVTPASQAHWHLIEKRQGLSLPLEVVPGLEPLEVAPVSEAGGGVKGKRPSKKDKLRAAAARDASSDPSTS from the coding sequence ATGCCATTCCACGCCCTGGGCCTTGCGCCCGCCCTCGCCCAAGCCGCTGCCGAACTCGGCTTCACCACCCCCACACCCATTCAAAAGGCGGCCGTTCCCGCAGTACTGAGCGGAAGTGACGTGCTCGCCACTGCCCAGACGGGTTCCGGCAAGACCGCGGCTTACGTGCTGCCGCTGCTGCAGCGGCTGATGGCGGGTACCGACCACACCCCACGGCGTGTGCGCGCGCTGGTGCTGGTGCCCACGCGCGAGCTGGCAGCGCAGGTGGGCGAAGTCGTGCGCAGCCTGGCGCAACACCTGCCCACCAGAACCAAAACCGCCGTGTTGTTTGGCGGCGTGTCCATCAACCCGCAGATGCTTGCGCTGCGTGGCGGCGCCGACGTGGTGGTGGCCACACCGGGGCGGCTGCTCGACCTGGTGGAGCACAACGCCCTGAAACTCGCCAGCGTGGACCTGCTGGTGCTCGACGAAGCCGACCGCCTGCTCGACCTCGGCTTTGCCGACGAACTGGCCCGCGTGCTGGCGCTGCTGCCCGCCGCGCGGCAGAACCTCTTTTTCTCGGCCACCTTCCCACCCGCAGTGCAGGAGCTGGCCAACACCCTGTTGCACGAGCCGCAACGCATCGACGTGCCCAGGGTCGAGGTGCAGGAAGCGGTGGTGCTGCAACAGGCTTACCTAGTGGACACCACACGCCGCACGCAGCTGCTGCGCCAGCTCATCAAGACCCAGGGGTGGCAGCGCGTGCTGGTCTTCGTGGCCACGCAGTACCTGGCCGAGCGCGTGGCCTCCAAACTGCACCAGGGCGACCTCTACGCAACATCGTTCCACGGCGGCTTGAGCCAGGGTGCGCGCAAGCAGGCGCTGGACGAGTTCAAGGAAAAGCGCTGGGACGTGATCGTGACCACCGACCTGGCCGCGCGCGGCATCGACATCAGCGAGCTGCCGGTGGTGGTGAACTACGACCTGCCCCGCTCGGCCGTGGACTATGTGCACCGCATCGGCCGCACCGGCCGTGCCGGCGCCAACGGACTGGCGGTGAGCTTTGTGACGCCGGCCTCCCAGGCGCATTGGCACCTGATTGAAAAACGCCAGGGCCTGAGCCTGCCGCTGGAGGTGGTGCCCGGTCTGGAGCCCCTTGAGGTCGCACCGGTGAGCGAGGCTGGCGGGGGCGTCAAAGGCAAACGACCGAGCAAAAAGGACAAGTTGCGCGCGGCGGCCGCGCGGGACGCGTCTTCGGATCCTTCGACATCCTGA
- a CDS encoding PEP-CTERM sorting domain-containing protein, producing the protein MKPRKILRHLGNSALVSALLAFSSASDAALVTQLIHFDDAGNGWKWYSDVDTNFLFNPTNLQSSTQCADSTNGGNGSCVIESNQGVLPLMTRPAVGPTSQGSANQDPDASGLLAFTLDSFYFLLTGNGTGSENAISVSGSNGANYTFQLGGNYDAAGAPDVAFYEGVNAGDPAGDLGKNIGYVASFDNLFEGVSWIQFSAPSSAQVRLDCVVATFEGTTTQPRSSFNGGCGGGQIPEPGTLALLGFGLLGVMRLAGRRR; encoded by the coding sequence ATGAAACCCAGAAAAATCCTGAGACACCTTGGAAACAGTGCGCTGGTCTCTGCTTTGTTGGCGTTCAGTTCGGCGTCAGACGCCGCCCTGGTGACCCAGCTCATTCACTTCGACGACGCGGGCAATGGATGGAAGTGGTACAGCGATGTTGATACCAATTTCCTCTTCAACCCGACCAACCTCCAGTCCTCGACGCAATGCGCCGATTCGACCAATGGCGGCAACGGCAGTTGCGTTATCGAAAGCAACCAGGGCGTACTTCCCCTCATGACGCGCCCGGCTGTTGGTCCAACTTCGCAGGGTTCCGCCAACCAGGACCCGGACGCATCGGGCCTATTGGCGTTCACGCTGGATTCGTTCTACTTCCTTCTAACGGGCAATGGGACGGGCTCGGAAAATGCGATCAGTGTCTCGGGCAGCAACGGTGCCAATTACACGTTTCAGTTGGGCGGCAACTACGATGCAGCTGGCGCACCCGACGTTGCCTTCTACGAGGGTGTCAATGCGGGTGACCCGGCGGGAGATCTGGGCAAGAACATTGGGTACGTTGCATCGTTTGACAATCTGTTCGAAGGGGTCAGCTGGATTCAGTTTTCAGCTCCTTCTTCCGCTCAAGTCCGACTCGACTGTGTCGTCGCCACGTTCGAAGGCACGACGACACAACCCCGTTCGTCCTTCAACGGGGGTTGTGGTGGCGGCCAGATCCCTGAGCCCGGAACACTTGCGCTGTTGGGCTTTGGCCTGTTGGGCGTGATGCGCCTGGCAGGACGCAGAAGGTGA
- the dnaQ gene encoding DNA polymerase III subunit epsilon produces the protein MRQIVLDTETTGLSADNGDRIIEIGCVELLNRKLTGNNLHFYVNPERDSHEDALKVHGISNEFLRDKPKFAAIADELLEYLRDAELIIHNAPFDISFLNKELERLGRPRINTVIGQVTDSLVMAKEMFPGKRNGLDALCDRLGVDNSGRTLHGALLDAELLADVYINMTRGQDALLMDLGDAPDENGLTESLDLSSFELPVLLANEQEAQAHDGVLADLDKASKGKTVWRSLQAA, from the coding sequence ATGCGCCAGATCGTCCTTGACACGGAAACCACCGGCCTGTCCGCCGACAACGGCGACCGCATCATCGAGATTGGCTGTGTGGAGCTGCTCAACCGCAAGCTCACCGGCAACAACCTGCACTTTTATGTGAACCCCGAGCGCGACAGCCACGAGGACGCGCTCAAGGTGCACGGCATCAGCAACGAGTTCCTGCGCGACAAGCCCAAGTTCGCGGCGATTGCCGACGAGCTGCTCGAGTACCTGCGCGACGCCGAACTGATCATCCACAACGCGCCGTTCGACATCAGTTTCCTCAACAAGGAGCTGGAGCGTCTCGGACGTCCACGCATCAATACGGTCATAGGCCAGGTGACCGACAGCCTGGTGATGGCCAAGGAAATGTTTCCCGGCAAGCGCAACGGCCTGGACGCGCTGTGCGACCGCCTGGGCGTGGACAACTCGGGGCGCACGCTGCACGGCGCGCTGCTCGATGCCGAGTTGCTGGCGGATGTCTATATCAACATGACGCGTGGCCAGGACGCGCTGCTCATGGACCTGGGCGATGCGCCCGACGAGAATGGACTCACGGAATCGCTGGACTTGAGCAGCTTCGAACTGCCGGTGCTGCTCGCCAATGAACAGGAGGCGCAGGCGCACGACGGCGTGTTGGCCGACCTCGACAAGGCCAGCAAAGGAAAAACCGTGTGGCGTTCGCTGCAAGCGGCCTGA
- the fdx gene encoding ISC system 2Fe-2S type ferredoxin codes for MPIIKILPHPEYCPQGASITAPAGTSICEALLDNKINIEHACDMSAACTTCHVIVREGFNSLNELDETEEDLLDRAWGLEPNSRLSCQAILAQDDVTVEIPKYSINHAKELH; via the coding sequence ATGCCCATCATCAAGATCCTGCCCCATCCCGAATACTGCCCCCAAGGCGCCAGCATCACGGCACCCGCGGGCACCTCGATCTGTGAAGCCTTGCTCGACAACAAGATCAACATCGAACACGCCTGCGACATGAGCGCGGCCTGCACCACCTGCCACGTCATCGTGCGCGAAGGCTTCAACAGCCTCAACGAACTCGACGAGACGGAAGAAGACCTGCTCGACCGTGCCTGGGGTCTGGAACCCAACTCGCGGTTGTCGTGCCAGGCCATCCTCGCGCAGGACGACGTGACGGTGGAAATTCCCAAGTACTCGATCAACCACGCGAAGGAACTGCACTGA
- the hscA gene encoding Fe-S protein assembly chaperone HscA, whose product MALLQISEPGQSLDPHQRRVAVGIDLGTTHSLVAAVRHGIAECLPATDGRVILPSVVRYLDPAPGGSGRQIGFDALAAQVQDPANTVSSVKRLMGRGRAQVVDVDKLPYTVVEQDGMAVIETVAGRKTPMEVSAEILATLRFRAEDSFDDELYGAVITVPAYFDDAQRQATKDAAQLAGINVLRLINEPTAAAIAYGLDNSSEGVYAIYDLGGGTFDISILRLTKGVFEVMATGGDSALGGDDYDQALAAWVLAQTGVSASLNASERAAVHAEARRVKEALSSSASETFRAAVAGTAVEQIVTPADFETCTAALTARTMTAVRKVLRDAGITKEEVQGVVMVGGSTRMPVVRRTVGEFFGQEPLTNLNPDEVVALGAAIQANALAGNSRDGDLLLLDVIPLSLGIETMGGLVERIVPRNSAIPTALAQDFTTYQDGQTALALHVVQGERDLVADCRSLARFELRGIPPMVAGAARIRVTFTVDADGLLSVSAKEQGSGVEARVDVKPAYGLSDEQIAAMLQDSFATAEQDIKARALVEARVDADRMIAATRTALAADADLLEAGEREQIDALVAALGATAAGDDAQAIEAATSALAKATEPFAALRMNRGIQQALSGKKLEEV is encoded by the coding sequence ATGGCGCTTCTGCAGATTTCCGAACCCGGCCAGTCCCTCGACCCACACCAACGCCGTGTGGCGGTGGGCATCGACCTGGGCACCACCCATTCCCTGGTGGCCGCAGTGCGTCACGGCATCGCCGAATGCCTGCCTGCCACCGATGGCCGCGTGATCCTGCCCAGCGTGGTGCGGTACCTCGATCCGGCCCCGGGCGGCTCCGGCCGGCAGATCGGTTTTGACGCGCTGGCCGCGCAGGTGCAGGATCCCGCCAACACGGTGAGTTCGGTCAAGCGCCTCATGGGCCGCGGCCGTGCGCAGGTGGTTGACGTGGACAAGCTGCCGTACACCGTGGTCGAGCAGGACGGCATGGCCGTGATCGAGACCGTGGCCGGCCGCAAGACACCGATGGAGGTGAGCGCCGAAATCCTGGCCACATTGCGGTTTCGCGCCGAGGACAGTTTCGACGACGAACTCTACGGCGCGGTGATCACCGTGCCCGCGTACTTCGACGACGCACAACGCCAGGCCACCAAAGATGCCGCCCAACTCGCCGGCATCAACGTGCTGCGCCTGATCAACGAACCCACCGCTGCGGCCATTGCCTACGGCCTGGACAACAGCTCCGAAGGCGTCTACGCCATTTACGATCTGGGTGGTGGCACCTTCGACATTTCCATCTTGCGCCTCACCAAGGGCGTCTTCGAGGTCATGGCCACCGGCGGCGACTCGGCGCTGGGCGGTGACGACTACGACCAGGCGCTGGCCGCCTGGGTGCTCGCTCAGACCGGCGTGAGCGCTTCGCTCAACGCCTCGGAACGCGCCGCTGTGCACGCCGAGGCGCGTCGCGTGAAAGAGGCGCTGTCGTCCTCCGCGAGTGAAACCTTCCGCGCCGCTGTGGCGGGCACTGCCGTTGAGCAGATCGTCACGCCCGCCGACTTCGAGACCTGCACCGCCGCGTTGACCGCCCGGACCATGACTGCGGTGCGCAAGGTTTTGCGCGACGCCGGCATCACCAAAGAGGAAGTCCAGGGCGTCGTCATGGTCGGTGGTTCGACCCGCATGCCGGTGGTGCGCCGCACCGTGGGGGAATTCTTCGGTCAGGAGCCGCTGACCAACCTCAATCCCGACGAGGTGGTGGCGCTGGGCGCCGCCATCCAGGCAAACGCCTTGGCAGGCAACAGCCGCGATGGTGACCTGCTGCTGCTGGACGTGATTCCGCTCTCGCTCGGCATCGAGACCATGGGCGGCCTGGTCGAGCGCATCGTGCCGCGCAACAGCGCCATTCCCACTGCGCTGGCGCAGGACTTCACCACCTACCAGGATGGCCAGACCGCGCTCGCGCTGCACGTGGTGCAGGGCGAACGCGATCTGGTGGCCGATTGCCGCAGCCTCGCGCGCTTCGAGCTGCGCGGCATTCCGCCCATGGTGGCCGGCGCGGCGCGCATCCGCGTGACCTTCACCGTGGACGCCGACGGCCTGCTGTCGGTCAGCGCGAAAGAGCAGGGCAGTGGCGTGGAGGCGCGCGTGGACGTGAAGCCTGCCTACGGCTTGTCCGACGAGCAGATCGCCGCCATGTTGCAGGACAGCTTCGCCACCGCAGAACAAGACATCAAGGCGCGCGCGCTGGTCGAGGCCCGCGTGGACGCTGACCGCATGATTGCTGCCACACGCACCGCGCTCGCGGCCGACGCCGACCTGTTGGAGGCCGGTGAGCGCGAGCAGATCGACGCCCTTGTCGCTGCACTGGGGGCCACCGCAGCGGGCGACGACGCCCAGGCGATCGAAGCCGCCACCAGCGCCCTGGCCAAAGCCACCGAACCCTTTGCCGCACTGCGCATGAACCGCGGCATCCAGCAAGCCTTGTCCGGCAAGAAACTCGAAGAAGTCTGA